From the Desulfosporosinus sp. Sb-LF genome, the window GAACGTCTTCAAAACCATCCATACCCATCAAGCTTACTTGTCCAACACCGATTTTATGAGGTCCCATGGTGAAGGCTTTGAGGTCTTCTTCAATCATGCTTTGAGGAGTACGATCTGCAATGTTGGAAGATGCTTTGAACATGTCGATTCCAAAGGTCTTTGGATCTACTCCAGCAATTGCTGCAAGTTCAGCAGCGATCGTTTTATCCAACTCTGTGCAGGTTGGGGATTTGAAGATGACTGTATCGGAAAGAATCGCAGCGAGTAAAATTCCGGCCATAGCTTTTTCCGGAACTAATCCGCTTTCTTTGTAAGCTTGGGCTACAATGGTACATGTGGAACCAACAGGCTCAATACGAACATAAAGGGGTTCAGATGTTTGAAATCCGCCCACTTTGTGGTGGTCTACAATTTGTACGAGCTGAGCTTGATCTGCACCAGCAACTGCTTGGCCATATTCATTGTGGTCGACGAGAATCAATTTTTGTTTAGCTTCAACGGACTCCAACACTTCAGGAATAGCAACTCCATAGTAGTTGAGTACATACTCAGTCTCTTTATTGAGTTTTCCAGCGGAACAAGGAACTACATTGGCCGTCCCCGTAAGTTCTTTTAAACGAGCTAAAGCAATCGCTGAGCAAACTGAATCTGTATCTGGGCTTTTGTGACCAACAACATAAATTTTATCTGACATAATCAACACCTAAACCTTTCTCTTCCTCAATTTTTAAACTGTACGTGAAACTAATAAAATTACAATTTCGTTAGCTTGGCATATTCAGCCAGGAGTTTTTTAATTCCAATTCCGCCATCAAAAACAATCGTCAGTTCTGCAAGATCTCCTTCTCCTCTAACGGAGACAATAACCCCTCGACCAAACGTCGCATGTTCAACCTTTTCTCCTAGTTGATGTGCCTCACCCCCTTTACTAACAAGAGTACTTCCAAAACCTTTTTCCCAAGAACCAGCACCCAAGGGAATCGAACGATCTGACGTGGTATTCCTCTGTCGGATCGGTTTGGGCGAAGTATTAGGACGACGTTTTGGCGGATCAAGTGGATCGATATCCGTCATTAATTCCGACGGAATCTCTTTTAAAAAGCGAGAAGGCTGATTGTATTGCGTCTTGCCATAAAGCATCCGCATTTCCGTATTACACAGGTAAAGCTTCTCCCTCGCCCGAGTAATCGCGACATAACAAAGCCGGCGTTCTTCCTCTAAAACAATCGGCTCCATGAATGAACGGCTACTGGGAAAAATCC encodes:
- a CDS encoding putative manganese-dependent inorganic diphosphatase; translation: MSDKIYVVGHKSPDTDSVCSAIALARLKELTGTANVVPCSAGKLNKETEYVLNYYGVAIPEVLESVEAKQKLILVDHNEYGQAVAGADQAQLVQIVDHHKVGGFQTSEPLYVRIEPVGSTCTIVAQAYKESGLVPEKAMAGILLAAILSDTVIFKSPTCTELDKTIAAELAAIAGVDPKTFGIDMFKASSNIADRTPQSMIEEDLKAFTMGPHKIGVGQVSLMGMDGFEDVRANLTAAIEAHRVDQGMRYLCLMITDILTDTTELIVKGDNPEEVAKAFGKEIVNGSVDLPGVLSRKKQVVPQMTTYFQA